The following nucleotide sequence is from Phacochoerus africanus isolate WHEZ1 chromosome 6, ROS_Pafr_v1, whole genome shotgun sequence.
CCTTTTTAACTTGGTGATGTAATTTCAGGAGAGGCATTCCAGTTTGTGAACTTTGAGGGGCAAAGAGAGATAACCTAAATGCAGGCATTCATAAACCCAAGAACAATGATAACCATAACAgataaagacaaaagataaatgcCACTGGGGCATCAACCACTCCCGCTAAGATGGCACTGCTAATGAAATCTAGCATCACGGACAGATCAGAGGTCTCGATGACAAATCTAAAGTCTGAAAGGTTACCCCTCTTAGCAATGGCCTGGGAGATAAGCATGATGACATTTTCTTTCCAAGCCAATGCCAGggcattgaaaggaaagaaagagaaagagagagggtttCACATGTAGTTAAACTATAAAGTTTTAATCTGGCAACTTGAGTGGGAGATTATATTGATGTCATCTCAATACTTCTCTTCCTCATCAACTTGATTCTGAGGTTTCAAGCTAGTGTGAAGTTCCTAGGGTCTGAAGGAGCCCTTCTTTATGGGGAGACATGGACCCAAGGTTTAAGTTCTTGAAGTTTGGCTGCTGTCTGAGTAGTGAGgaagatctggtattgtccctTCTAAGGAGATTTCAATTTTAAGAACAACTGAAATTTCTACAACTGCTTAAGCTAATTATATCTGCTTTTCTGTACAAAGGGCTACATGAATACTTAGTATTCTAGACTAAAACATGATCTGAAGGTCATGCAAATTTCCCTTCTGACGGAGTGTCATCAGCCAAGTCAAAGTCACATGGATATCTTGCTTTAGAATTATACAATCAAGTTTTAAGGAATTgacttcctgtctttttttcacCATATTGGGGGAAAAAGCACTGTTAAACATGTCTCCCTTTCAATACTATCATAGAAGTTTCCAATCATTGTTCAGGCCTGAAAGAAAGTTTCCTAAaagcttgactttttaaaaatgacttttaaaaaaaagacatcttgagGGACCAAcccaaactattttccaagttCTGGAAACCAGGATGTTACCTAAGATATGAGACGTTCATTGCCAAAACTGGGAGCAGGTATGGCAAACAAGGAAAAGCTGGTCACTTTCCAAGACATACTTCAGCTGTTCTATCTAGCAGCGTCATTAACTGAAATATCAAGCTTGCTGAAAAACAAGGTTTCTGCATTGACCATTATATAACAAAGTCTTTTATCCCCGTGATACTTGCTTATTAAGACCTTGTGATGATAAAGGCATACTATATACATCCAATTTTGACTATATGGAGCACAATCATAGACTACTTTAATTCACTTCGTACTTTCCTTTGTGCAGGTTTGTGATTCAGACACTGTGCTTGACCCTGCCTCAACAGTGGAGATGGTGAAAGTTTTAGAAGAAGACCCCATGGTTGGAGGTGTCGGAGGAGACGTCAAGGTGCATATGACTTCCCCTTTTGCAAGAGTCACTTTTACTCACTGACtccttgaacaaatatttactactGAGCACCCAATTCTGTGccaggttttgttttgggggatgGAGACATATTAGAATATGCCTTGGACACACTTTACTTTTCTCTTCTCCTGTCTAAATTGAAATCATTGAAGATTTCTTTACTTAATCCTGGGTTATAACATATGCATGTAGTGGCTGAtaagttatataaaatataatgtaaatgtgTATGATGTCTGCCATAACTTCTTGAGCCATAATTTAATGTTCTGATAAATTAATAATAGAATTCGATGAGTAAAGGGTTAAAAAATGGAAGTATGGCAGGGAGTGGATTCTGCATTGCATACCTATGTATTTCAAATCTGGGGTTGACTGAAAATTTAAATtggaaaacaaaggaaggaaagagaaatggcaACCCATTTATACTGgtgagaaaggcaaagaaagtgaGTTTTCCAATTATTTACTTCCCATTATTTGTTATCAGTGGGGAAACAATGAAACAAGTACTAACAAAGGTGATTTGAAATTTGTGGGATGGGaaaacaaatatgtgaaaatatatgaAGATTAAGCAAGTCTTTTGCAAAAGTGCGATTAGATTTTAGAAAAAGATGAGAGGCAAATGGAATTTTGACTTTAAATTTAGGTATTGTATTTCTGGATAACCCTCATTTATATTCACGGTGAAAGTGAAGGCAAAGAAAATGCACTagatgcacatacacacacacacacacacacacacacacacacacacacacacacaaaatacccTGGTGAGAAAAAGGAAGCATGAAAAATTTCTCCTCTGAATAAAATTGAGACAGAGGAGAGAATTATGAAATTTCACCCCCCTACTCAATCCTTATTTCAGGATTTAAGTTTTCAGTAGAGGTCAGAGGAAACCCTTTTATCGCTGGCACTgcaaaaaagggaggaaggagatggaAAATTAGAAGAATTTCATGAGTTGGAAATTAACCAGAGCAGGAGAGAAtaggacttaatttttttcaaatattggaTGGTAAGATAGGGTGGGAAAAGAACTTAGGGGCTGAAAATTAAGCCTAAAAATCTCAATATTATAACAGAAGCACAGGGACAAAAATCATAGCAAAAAGAGTACAGAGAGtaatgcagtagaaaaaatattcattatcaaCAAGTCTCAACATAGCACTCCCCTTATCAAATTAATCCCATAATACATAATAAGAGAGATAAAATGTAACCAtgtccaaaagaggaaaaaagccaaCATTGAAGGCTAAAGAAACATCATTCCAGGCACTAAACTCACAATGGAGCAGATTTGGGTGGCATTTTTAGCTGAGGTTGaccttcatttacttatttttttcttcctgcagaTTTTAAACAAGTATGATTCCTGGATCTCCTTCCTCAGCAGTGTGAGATACTGGATGGCTTTTAACATAGAAAGGGCCTGCCAGTCTTATTTTGGATGTGTCCAGTGCATTAGTGGACCTCTGGGGATGTACAGAAACTCCTTACTGCATGAATTTGTGGAAGACTGGTACAATCAAGAGTTTATGGGCAGCCAATGTAGTTTTGGAGATGACAGGCATCTAACGAACCGAGTGCTGAGTCTGGGCTATGCAACAAAATACACAGCTCGGTCCAAGTGCCTTACTGAGACGCCTAAGGATTATCTCAGATGGTTAAACCAGCAGACCCGTTGGAGCAAGTCCTACTTCCGAGAGTGGCTGTACAATGCGATGTGGTTTCATAAGCATCACCTGTGGATGACCTATGAGGCAGTTATCACCGggttcttccctttctttctcattgTCACAGTAATCCAATTCTGCTACAAGGGTAACATTTGGAACATCCTCCTCTTATTGTTAACCATCAAGTTAGTAGCTCTCATAAAATCATCCTTTGCCAGCTGCCTTAGAGGAAATATCGTCATGATCTTCATGTCCCTCTACTCGGTGTTGTACATGTCAAGTTTACTTCCTGCCAAGATATTTGCCATTGTAACGATAAACAGAGCTGGCTGGGGCACATCTGGAAGGAAAACCATTGTTGCTAATTTCATGGGACTCATTCCAGTGTCGATTTGGCTTACAATCCTCCTGGGTGGTTTAATTTTCACCATTTATGAGGAATTAAAAAAGCCATTCTCAGTACACAAAGTGAAAGTTATAAGTATTGGAGTAGCTGTCTATGTATGCTATTGGGTTGTGTTTTTCATGCTGTATGTGCTTTTTATCAGTAAATGTGGTAGGCGAAAGAAGAAACAACAGTACGACATGATGCTTGATGTATAATCTACACCGAGGTTTGCAGCCATACACAAAACCTTCTCCTAGGAGCTGTACTGACTGCATAGACAGAATTGTGGCATTAAATGAAGGCAAAAAAGAAGGCATAGCATGGCTGCTGGGACTTGAACAAAGATATTTCTTTGAGTTATTTTGATTCTGCCAAAATAAACCTCCTCAAGAAGACATTCAGATTTAAGTGTTATTTCTAGAACAATGGGAAGATTTCGTTGTTTATGCACTTTTTCCTTACTGCACATCTGCTAACAGTGTTTTGCCCTATATACCTCACTAGTCAGGCTTTAGGTGGGTTAGCATGGAAGAAAAGGACTTTGGAAGCTCAAGGAAAAGTTCTTTCAACATATACAACCTAAATTATGGACTGTATTAATGGCtactttttatttaagaaagtttttgttgttgttgttgttatttaactCTACCAAATGAAATGCCAAAGGAAATTTCACAGGCCATGGCCTCTGCAGAAGTTTTATATAATTGAATTGTTTCCAAATATTGTACACCAATTGTTAAAGTATtgcattgtttatatttttcttctctgacaaaatatacctcttcttccttttaaaaaactaaaatgcgTTATGACAAAATTACACTTAAATATGCTACCCAGAATGTGATGCTTGATTGACTGGTGTTGCTCattatagaaagaataaaattttttttcactttctaccttttaaaaatgagcagtCTATTTCTTTGATAAAAGTACTTAAATGttcaatattttaacttttttcatttcttttagaaaaggcaaaaaaacctgTCACACCTTAGGGGTAGAATACCGATTTTTGTGTACTGTCAactaaaaaatatgcacaacataAAAGGTGAGAGTTATGTTTTAATCaatggacaaaactgaggacatAAGCCCTGGACACAGCATCTCAAATAATGCAGAGAGACTTCTccaaggaagggggggggggaaaggcaggatttatagttttataataaaggGCAGGTAGTCAGAACAAAAGATAACtgttaataaagaaaacaaggcatctcaagttaaggaatttagtgcttttatATGTATAGGAGGACACAAGAATCAGGGCACAGTAAAAtccctttgatatgcacctcagttATCctggccagtatcctgtgttttcacatcctttGGGAGtagctgcagtctgatggctgctagatggtgggtgttctttgtttccttcctgagttccctcagggtttATGGTCATACCtccttcatggctcaacagaacACCTGCTTCTGAAATGGCTACAATCTCTGATGACTGtggcatcctttgtttactggtATGGCAAGCAATAGTTGATTTCTTAGTCCAAAAATAAATCCTTGAGGAGCAAAGCCAGAGGGATAGAAAAGTACATCTTTTCCCcataagatttattttttgtttgacttgctttttagggacacacctgtggcatagggaagttcccaggctaggggtcgagtcagagttacagctgctggcctacaccacagccacagcaacaagggatccgaggtgcatctgcaaactacaccacagccagatccccgacccacagagtgaggccagggattgaactcgcatcctcacggatactagtcagatttgttcccactgcaccacaatgggaaacccTCCCATGAGATTAAAAAGAGAGACTGTTGGTCCTTGAAAGAAAACACTAGGTATCCAGCAGTGGACGAAACATTAATATGGAAAATGAATACTTTTTGGAGACTCTGACAAAGTTTTCCTAAGCTAAGTAaactagaaagtgaaaaaaaaaaaaccttaattgtATAGTTTGGATAAACATAACAGTGTATCATTTTGTTCTATGGCCTGAATGTACCTTATCCTGTCTATATATTGAATATGTTctacctgtcttttttttctgccttccagTTCACTTTACAAGTTAGTATGAGGTTTACATGGTTGATTtggataatttataataaataaaaaacaggtaGATTAAAAATTGGCCAATTCAGCTGTAATTGTCTTTTACTTTGAgagatctttttttctgaattaaataaatgatggttTCATCTTTTGTGCTCTTGTGGTGCCTGACACGTaaatggatttgttttcactcAAGATCCGGAAATCACACTAGAGCTGACCCTGCTCATGACTGGAGTTTATCAGCTCCAGGTGTGGAACCactgagggaagggggaggagctgGCAGGTGCCTTTGGCTCAGCCTCTGAGCCACACAAACAGACTCTCCTCAAAAGCATTCGGTTGACCCATCTGCTGTCAGAAAGCTCTCCATGCTGTAGCTAAGACAAACCTACGTGACTTGTTTTAGCTCTGCTATTCAGGGCAACATGGATTTCCATCCTGAGATGGGGGGAGAAATTATAGTGAGTGGGTGAGCCTGATCTTTGGAACAAATTTGGCAGTGTTTGAGAGCAGTGACTCAAAAAAGGGACAGTTGCTTTATAAACTCAGGGAAAGGGTGCACTTGATTGTCTGGCTTGGATTGAGCTGAGTGTTGAGTCACAAAATAAATGCAATCATTCTAAACTACATCAGGATAAAAATCGCAGTGCATATGCTCACTCTTAGAAGAACAGAGCAGGGTATGTCATGTAATTACAAAACCCATCTCTCCGGATAACACATAATATGTCTCtttaactaaaacaaacaaacaaacagacaaacaaaaacaaacgaaacaaaacacagatgaaaatcttaaggaaataaaaaatcctGGAAGAAGGATCTTTGAGAATCAAAGTGAAGTGGCCAGTTTTATGAAGCTATTAGCAGATTCAGTATGGAAAGGAAACAGAGATCATTCTGCACAACTCAGCTGCCTCAGATCTTTGCTGGAATGGAGCAAGGTGTAAAGACGGTGTGTGGAGACAGTCCAGGTTCTATATCTCAAAGGTGTAAGACTGGTTTTAGCACCTTGGTCAAGGTTTCACAGCTGGCTTTAAACCCTAGAAGGACATTCACCTCTCGGAGTTACTGTATAATCAAGAGACTATATGAGACATACCTAAAGAAAATACTTGCCACGTAACTGGCAAGTATTCagtaaagttttcttttcttctgccctCCTTCCTAAGCCACACCACCTTCATTAGTGTTCCTTTagttttcctttactttcttaCTTCCCTCCTAAAATTTCTTTACTCAGCAAACCACTGGACCAAGGGCTGGGGATATCTACTCAAATACTGAGGACTTCTACTTctcaaaaatgcattttaattcaCCCAATTTGGGGTTTTGATATGTGGCCTTCTCCTTTAGACACAGAGCAAGTCAATTGCTGAAATTGTCTAGTGTGTTCTGACTTCCAGAAGAACACTTAATACAGTCaattctcatctgaaaaataaatgctttggaGTATCTAAAATGTGGCAGGTGGGCCTGGTCATCAGACGGCTTTGAGTCCTGGCACCACTGTGTTTTGGGTGACTCTGAGCAGACAACCCGATTTCTTCATTTGTGCAAGTATGAGGACTCCCCTCTATAAAACTCACAGGAAGTGGGAAATTCAGAAAACCTCTTCTGATTTGAGTTCTTATAATTAGTTCTGTAACTGAGCTAGTGCCCTTTGGGGATCCTAGGCATACAAGACTTTCTGTGCCCCCCCATTACTTGGTTTTAAGGAATAAACtttagcctccatgaccttccctgggttccaaagggcaggttcaaacagttgctaatcagggaagggaggggatgcaaagaccagAGAGGAACAATCAAGAAACAACCACATAGCTCTGTGGGCAGGGTCTTTGTCCCTTCTCAAGAATAtggataacaatatctttgagttcttgtACAGAAGtaagcccctccccgccccaccccgcaaATGGAAGATGGTAACGAAgtattctttattctggaaaaaaGACCACTAGACCACTGAACATCAGCTTTGAAAACagtgcaagcttgcctctaccctgaccCTTATCTGCAGCCCTGTTTTttactccccaaactataaaaccatctcccaatctctcctaagggAGGGCataatctttaaggcattagcctgctgtgatcTTTTTTTGCCCGGCAAAGCAATAAacctattttttctccttcaccccaaactctgtctccatagTTCTATTTGGCACTGATGAACAGAGGCCAAGTTCCGACAACAGATCTGAGCATCAGGAGGAGACGTTCAGATTTTCCCAGGGTGCACGTCGATTAGGGCCCTGAGTCATAAGGGACACTTGTCTCCCTCCTCATCGCCACCACCCTAGCCACGCTGCCATCATCCTGTGCCTCTTCTCAGGGATGTCTATTCATCTTTCTTCCCCACTTGCTTCTCTGTATGTCTCCACGGAACAGCCAGTGTGAGATGGTGTCCCTCATGTGCTTAGAAACCTTTGAGTGTCTTCTGTCTCAGGGTGCCGTGCTCCCCAAGGTCCGACACAATCTGCCTTCTGTCTCTTTCCAGGACTTCCTGTTGAACTTGTATCTTTCTTCCTTATTACACTACATGCTGGCAGTCTTTTTGTTTCTCATCCAAGTTAACCTTGTTCCAACTTCAGGACCATTACCTGTTGCTCTTTACTTTGCCTAAAGCACTCTTCCCCATGAACTTGTCATGATTGGTTTCTTCCTGTCATTTAAGTCACTTCCTCCAAGGGAGCCTTTCCTGACCATGAGACTTAAAGTGACACTTTCAACCCCTAGACCCTTTCTATCACATTACCCTGCACTTTTCCTGCAAGCTTTATCCTtattggaaattattttatttacttacttgttGACTGGCTTTTGGTCCTTCTCAGGACCTAGACTACAAATAAAATTCAGAGAACAGGAACATGATCTGTTTCTCAGAATGTAGAACAGTGCATGACGTAGAAAAGGTACCCAATGAATAAGGTAGAACATATGCAGGTATAAAATAATGGTACTAAATGCTCAACTTTTATAAAGCTTGTAGTTGCTTACCCCAAACCGAAGCATAGGACAGGCTAATTAGGACTTTATGAGTTTAAATAATATATCATTTGttactcagatttttaaaaagattcttttaCCCCACTTTGTTATATTTCCACAAATCAATAACTCACCATACAGCTCAGAGCAAAGGaaatacttaaaatgtatttcttggtTATGTATAGAATGTGGAACTAGaactaacttttctttctttttctttttctttctttctttctttctttctttctttctttctttctttctttctttctctttctttcttctttcctttcttttttctttctttatattaataTTGCATCAATGTGTATTTAAACACAAAAAacagggttttaatttttttactcttACATggcaacattttaatatttaagtatctccaggaaaaaaactagGGGAGGGAAAAATACTATTGTGGGTGCACTAATGACCACCGCTATTCCTTGCCTAATTTTCAGCCCCACCCAGGAGGAGTTCCATCCAGGGTAGCCAAGAAT
It contains:
- the LOC125128761 gene encoding hyaluronan synthase 2-like, which gives rise to MCCKALLSFLRIFGTTLFGVSLLTAMIVSYTVGYQFVHTDDYYLSFGPYGLFLAIHIIIQNIFAFLEHQKMKKYLNIPINLNHTIALCIAAYQEDPGYLRKCLQSVKRLTYPGIKVVMVIDGNSEDDLYMMDIFSEVMGRDNSATYIWKNNFHEKGPGETVESHRESSRHVTQLVLSNRSICIMQKWGGKREVMYTAFRALGRSVDYVQVCDSDTVLDPASTVEMVKVLEEDPMVGGVGGDVKILNKYDSWISFLSSVRYWMAFNIERACQSYFGCVQCISGPLGMYRNSLLHEFVEDWYNQEFMGSQCSFGDDRHLTNRVLSLGYATKYTARSKCLTETPKDYLRWLNQQTRWSKSYFREWLYNAMWFHKHHLWMTYEAVITGFFPFFLIVTVIQFCYKGNIWNILLLLLTIKLVALIKSSFASCLRGNIVMIFMSLYSVLYMSSLLPAKIFAIVTINRAGWGTSGRKTIVANFMGLIPVSIWLTILLGGLIFTIYEELKKPFSVHKVKVISIGVAVYVCYWVVFFMLYVLFISKCGRRKKKQQYDMMLDV